Part of the Candidatus Eisenbacteria bacterium genome is shown below.
CCCGGCGCGAGCACACTTCGGTCTGGAAGGCTCGGCTGGGAGTTGCGCGGCTGGCTGGACGAGTTCGCGGGAATTGCCGCGAACAGCTGCAATGCGAGCGCGCCGAATGAGATAAACCATGCGAGCGAGGGTGCGGTGGGAACAAACAGGCCAAGCAGTAGCCGGCGGGCAGTGCGTCGAGTGGAGTCCATTCACGTCTCACGAGTCGGTGGTGGGTTGAAGCGAACAGATCGCCCGATGCTCGTTTCGCTGCTGGCCACCATGCGCCCGTGATCACCGTCAAGGCAATGAAAAAATTTTCCGCCCTCGTAGCAGCTCGACGGAGCCACCTCCAACCAACGCTAGCGCGAACAAAACGCTGCAGTGAACATCATCGCCGTGGACGTTTCCGAGGCTATTGGCAGGCCGTTGGATTCGACGTCCGCCAGGTCACACAGCTGAACGCGTACGTCCCACCATCCGGATCGGGTCGTCGGCCGTTGATGACGATCGTGTAGTAACCGACCGGGTCGCCCGAACACTCGGGATAGATGCAGGACACATCGCGAAAGACATACGGTACTCCGGCGCGCAGGAGAAGTGGCGGCGCGTAGTTTGGATCGTAGCCACACCCAGAACTTGCCCCACCCGGCCAGATGTGGAATGCGGTGACCAGGAGGTCCTCAGTAGGCGTCACTTGGAGTGCGAACCCTGGGCAGTTTGGATTGGTCGGCGCGACCGGAAAGAGCGCGATCGTGGGCGTGTTGAGATTGCGGATGTACACACCGGCGGTTCCTTCGGCGCTCCCACCGTGACCGTCGCTCACGGTCACGAAGATCGTGTCACGGCCCCACCCCGACGTGGCGACGTAGGTGGCCGTCGTCGCAGTCGGCCCACTCGAGTTGACGGTGCCGTACTTGGCCCGCCAGCTGAGGGTCAGTTGGTCGCCGTCAGGATCCGCGGGCGTAGCCGTCAACTGAGCGGTCTGACCAGGGTTGAAGACGGTTTGGCTGATGTTGAGGTTGACCGTTGGCGCGTGATTGCCTCCGCCCCCACCGCCAGGTGGTGCAGTCGGACCGTCACTTCCGCCTCCACAGCCGAAGGCGATGGAGACGAGAAGGAAAGCGGAGAGTGGCATCAGCAGTCGCGAAAAGTGCCGCTTCGGAGTCATAGCGTTGCTCCTTCTGCGGGGGCAGTTGGTGGGGCGGAGGAAGGCGAGATGGGTCGCGCGGGTTGAACGATCCACGGCGAACGCTCGAGCTTCTTGAACAGCGCTTCGCGATGGCGGTCGGTGATGCGGGCGTAGATCGCGGTCGAGCGGATGTTCCGATGACCCAGGTGGTCCTGGACGAACTCCAGTGACGCTCCGGCATCGAGCAGATGCGTGGCGATTGAGTGGCGGAGTGAATGCGTGGTGATGTGTCTCGGTAGCTGGGCGAGATCGCGATAGCGGACGAAGCGGAGCTGAATCTGCCGACGCTGGAGCGGCCCCGCGCGGCCGACGAACAGCGGCTCGTCCGGCGTGCCGAAGGTTTGGGTCGTATGCGCGCGCAAGAGCGCGGCCGTGCCGGCGAAGAGGATCTGCTCACTCCAAACGCCGCCCTTGAGGCGCCGAACAAGAAGCCGACCACGACCTAGGTCCACGTCCGCTCGCCGTAGCAGGAGGACTTCGCCGACTCGGAGCCCGTGGTGATACATGAGGGTGAAGAGCGCGCGGTCGCGGGGATTCGCGATCACCGCGAAGAAGCGCTCGACTTCGGGCTGCGTGAGATACCTAGGCGGGAGTTGATGAGGGTGCGGAAGAATGGACAAGGGGAGCGTGGTGAATTGCTCGACGGCCCCGCCACTGCGCGTACTAGCAGAAACGCGCAGTGGGCGCCGAGGACGCGAGATTCGGCGGGAGGTCTAGTTGGGCAGGGCGGCCACGAAGCCATCCACTGGCTTGCGGGCCGGCTCAGACGCAGCAGAATTCAGGGGGAAATGTGCCGCGGAGCTTGGGAGTGCGCGCTTCTGCTAGAAGGCGCACTGTTGAAGAATACAGGAGCCGTGAGAGAGATCAAGCCCAAGACGCCAACTCATTTCCAGCTACCGAGGCTGTCGGCCCACCAGCTGTTCGAGGGCGAGCAGAAGGGCGATCTCCTTCGCCAGCGTCGGGCCGTAGTAGTTCGGCAGCTCGAAGCGAGGCAACCACACGACTCGCTCAATCCGCTCACCGGACTGTGTCTCGACCCAGACACGAGCACCCTCCCGCTCTGCGGACGCCATTGCCGCCAAGCGCTCGTCGATCGATCCTTCGGGTAGCGGCGGATCGAAGAGTCCCTCGGATCCATGCGCCGGGTGGTTAGTCTCCATTTCAAGTTCCGCGATGCGCGCGTGGATCGGGCTATGCTCAAAGTCAGCCTCCACTTCGACACCGATTACCCAGTCTTGCACGCGCTCCTGTCGCTCATCCTCGGTGAGGCTTTGAAACTCCTCCACCGAGAGCCCGATTTCCTCCGGGTCGAATGCCTCGAGCCGTGCACGCGTTGCGCGCCGCGCCATGACCTCACCAATGACTGCGTCCAGGATCGAGCTCTTCGTTCCCCTGGAAAGCGATTCGAAATATCGTGACCCGACCACCAGATACGGCGTGCCTGAAGACTTGGCTACCACAAGTTTGAGCCGAATAAGTCGACTCCACGGTGCGCTGGTTGGCAGGACCGGCTGGTAGTGGTCGCCGACGTTGACGCCGTCTCCGAGCTCATCGAAATCGACGCACAAGACGGCATTGCCACTCTCATCGCAGAGTGTGTACGGCACCGTCGCACTGGACAGGGCCGAGCCAAAGGCCACGTCCTCCACACCCGCGAGATCGAAGATGT
Proteins encoded:
- a CDS encoding tyrosine-type recombinase/integrase; the encoded protein is MSILPHPHQLPPRYLTQPEVERFFAVIANPRDRALFTLMYHHGLRVGEVLLLRRADVDLGRGRLLVRRLKGGVWSEQILFAGTAALLRAHTTQTFGTPDEPLFVGRAGPLQRRQIQLRFVRYRDLAQLPRHITTHSLRHSIATHLLDAGASLEFVQDHLGHRNIRSTAIYARITDRHREALFKKLERSPWIVQPARPISPSSAPPTAPAEGATL